The proteins below are encoded in one region of Myxococcales bacterium:
- a CDS encoding Do family serine endopeptidase produces the protein MRFSLGKGRSWQSRSLVAVWVASLVFSSFACLHGSEAQAVDPGAKDKGPKAQSVSDTISLQASRGPVADAQRLGDAVSVVAEQVSPAVVSMRVETKQKTPDNPFQFFFGPFGQQGQQPDERVVRGSGSGVVIRPDGYILTNNHVVDNATRIEVMFHDKRSFVGKVVGTDPATDLAVVKIDAKGLPYASFADTNKARVGQWVVAIGSPFGLDYTVTAGVLSAVGRGGIGANEIEDYLQTDASINPGNSGGPLVNLKGEVLGINTMIVGRGTGIGFAVPASLARNVSDQIISHGTVKRAWIGVGFQELTPELASQFGVSKADGALVSNVEPGGPASKSGVKTGDIIVSVDGAPVTEGRDLLRNVLRKKVGSKIALGVVRNKKTLKLYLVTGERPNEQGAAVGVKASPSGAAAPGFGLQVQPLSPRLAEQLGVAVKNGLVVTEVESGSPAERAGLRKGDVISEADHKLTSTLAHLNQALSDGKALLRVLRKDRSFFAVLLKDTN, from the coding sequence ATGCGTTTTTCGCTTGGTAAAGGTCGATCGTGGCAGAGCCGAAGTTTGGTAGCTGTGTGGGTTGCGAGCTTGGTTTTCAGTAGTTTTGCATGTTTGCATGGCTCTGAAGCTCAGGCGGTGGATCCTGGTGCAAAAGATAAAGGACCAAAAGCACAATCGGTGAGCGATACGATTTCGTTGCAAGCGAGCCGAGGCCCGGTGGCCGATGCCCAACGTTTAGGTGACGCTGTTTCTGTTGTTGCAGAGCAAGTCTCTCCGGCGGTTGTCAGCATGCGAGTTGAGACAAAGCAAAAAACCCCTGATAATCCATTTCAGTTTTTCTTTGGGCCTTTTGGACAACAGGGTCAGCAACCGGATGAGCGAGTCGTTCGCGGTAGTGGATCAGGCGTCGTTATACGCCCGGATGGCTATATCCTAACCAACAATCACGTGGTCGATAACGCTACGCGTATTGAAGTTATGTTTCATGACAAGCGGAGCTTTGTGGGCAAAGTTGTGGGGACCGATCCGGCAACAGACCTTGCTGTCGTCAAAATCGATGCGAAGGGGCTGCCTTATGCATCCTTTGCGGATACCAATAAAGCACGTGTTGGTCAGTGGGTCGTTGCAATAGGATCACCTTTTGGTTTGGACTATACCGTAACCGCAGGCGTGCTGAGCGCTGTTGGACGCGGCGGCATCGGCGCCAATGAGATAGAAGATTATCTGCAAACGGACGCAAGTATTAATCCTGGCAACTCCGGTGGTCCTCTTGTGAATCTTAAAGGTGAGGTGTTGGGAATCAACACGATGATTGTAGGACGAGGTACGGGTATCGGCTTTGCAGTTCCGGCGAGTCTTGCGCGCAACGTAAGCGATCAAATCATCTCGCACGGAACAGTAAAACGTGCATGGATCGGCGTGGGTTTTCAGGAACTAACGCCGGAGCTTGCAAGTCAGTTTGGTGTGAGCAAAGCCGATGGGGCTTTAGTAAGTAATGTCGAGCCGGGTGGTCCTGCTTCTAAATCAGGCGTCAAAACTGGCGATATTATCGTTTCGGTTGACGGGGCTCCGGTTACAGAAGGACGTGATTTGCTTCGCAATGTGCTTCGCAAAAAAGTAGGTAGTAAGATTGCTTTAGGAGTCGTGCGAAACAAAAAAACACTTAAGCTCTATCTCGTGACTGGAGAGCGACCGAACGAGCAAGGCGCTGCTGTGGGTGTGAAAGCTTCTCCTTCAGGTGCTGCTGCGCCAGGATTTGGTCTGCAGGTTCAGCCTCTTTCGCCACGTCTTGCCGAACAGTTGGGGGTAGCGGTAAAGAATGGCTTGGTTGTTACTGAGGTAGAGAGTGGGTCGCCTGCCGAACGCGCAGGGTTGCGTAAAGGTGATGTGATTAGTGAAGCTGACCACAAGTTAACCTCAACGCTTGCTCATCTGAATCAGGCGCTTAGTGATGGAAAAGCGTTGTTGCGAGTGCTTCGTAAAGACCGGAGCTTCTTTGCGGTATTGTTAAAAGATACAAACTAA
- a CDS encoding LysM peptidoglycan-binding domain-containing protein has translation MRHTRTELVATCAVLLSFFFADAALAQSDSEEITVADPFGYLEDNQGYDEEGNASKLRATPRELPDTHVVKTGDTLWDVTGHYLGNPWEWPKIWSYNPDITNPHWIYPDYVLHLKGDGASPQVLTLSTGQKVSIKPTRKAGVVYLRNEGFIEKDVLKQAGTLVGADEEQMLLSAYDRVYVTFKEPKYIKPGAEYVIFHTMNKRDRVSGEEGVLVRIYGIVKLEDYDARSKVATGSITEALDPLSVVSWLLR, from the coding sequence ATACGACACACTAGAACGGAGCTCGTTGCTACTTGCGCGGTGCTGCTATCTTTTTTCTTTGCAGACGCCGCGCTGGCTCAATCGGACTCGGAGGAAATCACGGTTGCCGATCCATTTGGCTACCTTGAAGACAATCAAGGCTATGATGAAGAGGGGAATGCTTCAAAGCTAAGAGCAACACCTCGAGAGCTTCCGGATACCCATGTTGTAAAAACGGGTGATACTCTTTGGGACGTGACTGGTCACTATCTTGGGAATCCTTGGGAATGGCCAAAAATCTGGTCGTACAATCCCGACATTACAAATCCACATTGGATATATCCAGACTATGTCTTGCATCTTAAAGGTGACGGCGCGTCACCGCAGGTGTTGACGCTATCGACAGGACAGAAAGTTAGCATCAAACCTACTCGAAAAGCAGGTGTGGTCTATCTTAGAAACGAAGGATTCATAGAGAAAGACGTGCTCAAACAAGCTGGGACTCTCGTTGGAGCGGATGAAGAGCAGATGCTGCTAAGCGCTTACGATCGAGTTTACGTGACTTTTAAGGAACCGAAATACATCAAGCCTGGTGCAGAATATGTAATTTTTCATACCATGAACAAGCGGGATAGGGTCTCTGGCGAAGAAGGGGTTCTTGTAAGGATATATGGCATCGTGAAGCTTGAGGACTACGACGCAAGAAGCAAGGTCGCTACTGGAAGCATTACTGAGGCGCTTGATCCATTGAGCGTGGTTTCCTGGTTGCTCCGATGA
- the ybgF gene encoding tol-pal system protein YbgF encodes MLTACSGGHEDASDTANSSAETTQGSEVSELRLDNQEQQERIRELESRIALIESEARELRTVMASDTPAKGQTVVISRQDPHETDSDVAAEEWNSSEEDDSLDAQADGPRPMLRLYGAPSLGSYEEGTAAPQANSAKHPSIEHYLAALTLVSKRHYAQAYEGFASFLKKYPKHPYADNALYWMGEVRYAMGQYELAIKEFELALRYFPKGNKISDVILKMAYSYSRIGNAKKAGYYFRKLTEEYPDSRAAMIAAGQEAS; translated from the coding sequence ATGTTGACGGCTTGTAGTGGAGGTCATGAAGATGCCTCGGATACAGCCAATTCCTCTGCAGAAACGACTCAGGGGAGCGAAGTCAGTGAACTACGTCTGGACAACCAAGAACAGCAGGAGCGCATTCGCGAGCTCGAGAGTCGTATTGCATTGATTGAATCCGAAGCTCGGGAACTTCGCACTGTCATGGCTTCTGATACGCCTGCTAAGGGGCAAACCGTGGTCATTTCACGACAGGACCCCCATGAGACGGACTCCGATGTTGCCGCTGAGGAGTGGAACAGTTCAGAAGAGGACGACAGTCTTGATGCGCAAGCGGACGGGCCTCGACCGATGCTGCGTCTTTATGGAGCTCCATCACTCGGCAGCTACGAGGAAGGCACTGCTGCTCCCCAGGCCAACTCGGCAAAGCACCCTAGTATTGAGCACTACCTTGCTGCACTGACGCTTGTTAGCAAACGTCACTATGCACAAGCTTATGAGGGCTTTGCTTCCTTTTTGAAAAAATACCCGAAGCATCCTTATGCAGACAACGCCCTCTATTGGATGGGTGAAGTGCGCTATGCCATGGGACAATACGAATTGGCGATTAAAGAGTTTGAACTTGCACTTCGCTATTTTCCAAAGGGTAATAAAATCTCAGACGTTATCTTGAAAATGGCCTATTCTTATTCGCGTATTGGCAATGCGAAAAAGGCGGGTTATTATTTTCGAAAGTTGACTGAAGAATACCCCGATAGCCGCGCTGCGATGATAGCAGCAGGGCAGGAGGCGTCGTGA
- a CDS encoding DUF4911 domain-containing protein, with protein sequence MSQMKSQYIRLEKSQIAYFRFILEGYEGLSTWHSHDDGLISLSFPEGRGGEIDDFLEALAMDIPITLMDRD encoded by the coding sequence ATGTCCCAGATGAAATCCCAATACATTCGACTGGAAAAAAGCCAAATCGCCTATTTTCGGTTTATTTTGGAAGGTTACGAAGGGCTAAGCACCTGGCACAGCCATGACGATGGCTTGATTTCCCTATCCTTCCCAGAGGGCCGCGGTGGGGAAATCGACGACTTTCTCGAAGCCCTGGCCATGGATATCCCCATTACCCTGATGGACCGCGACTAA
- a CDS encoding zinc-dependent peptidase, whose product MVFAFFREWRRRKVRAQAFPNEWEKWMRERVPYVNQLSEESLTELRKHILVFVDEKNFEGAADLQMTDEIRVTIAAQACILLLGRKADYFPGLQSIVVYPRTYIAKTIQSAGSRVYTEQMDARLGESSSRGAVVLVWDAVKRGAADIHDGHNVVFHEFAHQLDQQSGDANGAPILEQRSRYISWARVLSEEFERLQKARDAGGETLLDTYGAKNPAEFFAVATEHFFEQGRQLKEHHPKLYEELKNFYHQDPACLK is encoded by the coding sequence ATGGTATTTGCTTTTTTTCGAGAGTGGCGGCGTAGGAAGGTTCGGGCGCAGGCTTTTCCAAACGAATGGGAAAAATGGATGCGAGAGCGCGTGCCCTATGTGAATCAGTTGTCGGAGGAGTCGCTGACTGAACTTAGGAAGCACATTCTTGTGTTTGTTGACGAGAAGAACTTTGAAGGAGCGGCTGATTTGCAGATGACGGATGAGATCCGGGTAACCATTGCAGCGCAAGCTTGTATTCTGTTGTTGGGACGCAAGGCGGATTATTTCCCAGGCTTACAAAGCATTGTTGTCTATCCACGCACCTATATAGCAAAGACAATTCAATCGGCAGGCTCGCGCGTGTATACCGAGCAGATGGATGCGCGCTTGGGGGAGAGTTCAAGCCGAGGGGCAGTGGTTTTAGTTTGGGATGCCGTAAAGCGAGGTGCTGCGGATATACACGATGGGCACAATGTGGTGTTTCACGAATTTGCACATCAACTGGATCAACAAAGCGGTGATGCGAACGGTGCGCCGATTTTGGAACAACGTTCTCGCTACATCTCTTGGGCACGTGTGCTTTCGGAAGAGTTTGAGCGTTTGCAAAAAGCGCGGGATGCGGGTGGTGAAACCCTGCTTGATACCTATGGCGCCAAAAATCCTGCGGAGTTTTTTGCGGTCGCAACAGAGCATTTCTTCGAGCAAGGCCGTCAATTAAAGGAGCATCACCCGAAGCTCTACGAAGAGCTTAAGAACTTCTATCATCAGGACCCCGCCTGTCTCAAATAG
- a CDS encoding GMP synthase, with product MKLCCVTHVDFEGPGCLASWADAHGHELVRVQPSSGGVLPDTSGVDLLVVLGGPQSPLRLDVFPYLSDEIRWIETIIAQNKPVVGFCLGAQLIAEALGAKTERSREKEVGVFPVDFTKEGRMDPLLKSFPDRFDVLHWHYDMPGLPKDAVLLAQSNGCDRQAFRFGSKVYGFQFHMEFTHESILPLLDHAKEDLEPSRYTQSRESILNADFETMNQRLGLFLDGLSDAHR from the coding sequence GTGAAGCTTTGTTGTGTGACGCATGTGGATTTTGAAGGTCCGGGCTGTTTGGCGAGTTGGGCTGATGCGCATGGGCATGAGCTCGTGCGTGTGCAGCCTTCGAGTGGTGGGGTTTTGCCGGATACTTCGGGGGTTGATTTGCTCGTTGTGCTTGGAGGGCCGCAAAGTCCACTACGCTTGGATGTGTTTCCCTATTTGTCAGATGAGATTCGCTGGATTGAAACGATCATCGCTCAGAACAAGCCTGTCGTAGGCTTTTGTTTAGGCGCGCAGCTCATCGCGGAAGCTCTCGGGGCTAAGACGGAGCGGAGCCGGGAAAAAGAAGTTGGTGTATTTCCGGTGGATTTTACAAAAGAAGGGCGGATGGATCCTTTGCTTAAGTCTTTTCCTGATCGCTTTGATGTGCTGCACTGGCACTATGATATGCCCGGCCTTCCGAAAGACGCTGTGCTCTTGGCGCAGAGCAATGGCTGCGACAGGCAAGCTTTTCGTTTTGGAAGTAAAGTGTATGGTTTTCAGTTTCATATGGAATTTACGCATGAATCTATTCTTCCGCTGCTTGACCATGCCAAAGAAGACTTAGAGCCAAGCCGCTACACCCAGTCAAGAGAAAGCATCTTGAACGCAGATTTTGAGACCATGAACCAACGACTTGGTTTGTTTCTTGATGGACTTTCTGATGCGCATCGTTGA
- a CDS encoding TraR/DksA C4-type zinc finger protein, translating into MKKTDLKRLKTILEEKRTNLITNAQKTIAEDMTLDANDLPDEMDLASSEYIQSFTFRLRGRERTFLEKIDTALKKIEDETFGICENCEEPISIKRLEARPETTLCIRCKEDQERMEKDYA; encoded by the coding sequence ATGAAAAAAACCGATCTTAAGCGCCTAAAGACTATTTTAGAGGAAAAGCGCACGAACCTTATCACGAACGCACAAAAGACGATTGCAGAGGATATGACACTCGATGCAAATGATCTTCCAGATGAAATGGACCTTGCTTCAAGTGAATACATTCAGTCGTTCACCTTCAGGCTTCGCGGCCGCGAGCGCACTTTTCTCGAAAAAATCGATACTGCGCTTAAGAAAATCGAAGATGAAACGTTTGGCATATGTGAAAACTGTGAAGAGCCCATCTCGATTAAGCGTCTAGAAGCGCGGCCCGAGACAACACTCTGCATTCGTTGCAAAGAAGATCAAGAGCGAATGGAGAAAGATTACGCTTAA
- a CDS encoding hydrogen peroxide-inducible genes activator, with protein MPSISQLEYMVAVYRTGHFGNAAELCRVAQPTLSAQIQRAEEELGFAVFDRSRKPVTPTTRGYAILEQAQVVVGAHERLMSQARHHAEKFSGDFSLALIPTLAPYVLPWFLKNFAQHYPEVLLHLSEKTTEQIVSALQKGLLDAAILATPLGESVLVEDALFYDPFYLYAHKADPLLKKREVSVKDLRNNKIWLLEDGHCFRNQLLNYCHIKEGCAQFANVNFSAGSFETLRNLIDAAGGYTLFPESYAQTLPRTVQREQIRAFRDPVPTREVSLVYPKRSWKLDLVHVLRKTVLAGIPRVLSQSPRAKAHSEDQLG; from the coding sequence ATGCCGAGTATCAGTCAGCTTGAGTATATGGTGGCCGTGTATCGGACGGGGCATTTTGGTAATGCTGCCGAGCTTTGTCGTGTGGCCCAGCCGACCTTGAGCGCGCAGATTCAACGAGCTGAGGAAGAGCTTGGTTTTGCGGTATTTGATCGGAGTCGCAAGCCGGTCACGCCCACGACGAGGGGCTATGCTATTTTAGAACAGGCTCAGGTGGTGGTTGGTGCACACGAGCGATTGATGAGTCAGGCGCGGCATCATGCAGAGAAATTTTCCGGTGATTTTTCTCTAGCACTTATTCCAACCTTGGCGCCGTATGTACTGCCGTGGTTTTTGAAAAACTTTGCTCAGCATTACCCCGAAGTTTTGTTGCATCTGTCGGAGAAAACAACGGAACAAATTGTCTCGGCGCTTCAAAAAGGTCTGCTTGATGCAGCGATTTTGGCGACTCCCTTGGGCGAGAGCGTTCTCGTTGAGGATGCGCTTTTTTATGATCCTTTCTATTTATATGCGCACAAAGCGGATCCTTTGCTAAAAAAGCGTGAAGTTAGCGTCAAAGATCTTAGAAACAATAAAATTTGGTTACTTGAAGACGGTCATTGTTTTCGCAACCAACTCTTAAACTATTGTCATATTAAAGAAGGTTGTGCGCAGTTTGCAAACGTTAACTTCTCAGCAGGAAGTTTTGAGACGCTTCGTAATCTCATTGATGCTGCGGGGGGCTACACGCTTTTCCCGGAGTCCTATGCGCAGACTTTGCCACGCACCGTGCAGCGTGAACAAATTCGGGCTTTTAGAGATCCGGTACCAACGCGTGAAGTAAGTCTTGTTTATCCTAAGCGATCCTGGAAGCTCGATCTTGTGCACGTACTTCGCAAAACGGTCCTTGCTGGTATTCCGCGAGTTCTTTCGCAATCCCCCCGAGCGAAAGCGCATTCTGAAGATCAGCTAGGTTGA
- a CDS encoding SBBP repeat-containing protein: MIRSSILLPPRNYRFAWLFSFVLLLNCGGKDRSPKGTGNPDASVVCDESNANNDTPEYCDGQDNDCDGQIDENADMLCSDNCSTNPAPSCSAQTYPPQSDANGTRSWGEPNSDNSGGGIILDEDGALTLSQSSQKYMHVWVANTGEGTVSKLDAETGKEVARYPSVIANGITTKVGTMNHGALAWNVACGSYSQVTGNCPSRTSLDQDGNAYVANRAFFAQGTITKYADYLNDAEKLQNCDDRNGTDGIQTSHDKNGDGRIDVNDPEEFIGPADECILWTRNVGGTGATPRALAVGKNRDGAAGFVWVGMFGADHPDARAIWALDPYTGLPAKRSDDSEIKFGHAAINEISTYGAVTDVQGRIWFMSRGGNLGLAYIDTDTKAFHYVGNLPNKDLGYGITADRDGNIYVAVTGGEDIFLRYNPNTQEYTGVSAKIGSDPDLYYGYGRGSTVNREHIWVGVSHNGRTPDNEGQNAVAASLAQRVLQFKLSDLSLVEQHNSIQCEAPVGVGITANNLIWAICQKDVVHPDYGNISVGDAAFFDGVNWKTHPVGPTPYTYSDFTGYNLNFIAEDGSYRFIAEGCAGSGQTTRWEGFVISEGSIPAATTVKLKVRSANTENALSDATWSDYYDAEEIGQVVSFAEPKPEGAYLQLELSMSTSEPDVLPKVKNVQLIKTCTEQVF, encoded by the coding sequence ATGATTCGAAGTAGTATTCTACTGCCCCCGCGCAACTATCGTTTTGCATGGCTATTTAGTTTTGTTTTATTACTCAACTGTGGCGGAAAAGACCGCAGCCCGAAGGGCACAGGCAATCCCGATGCTTCGGTCGTGTGCGACGAGAGCAACGCAAACAACGACACCCCCGAATACTGTGATGGCCAAGACAATGACTGCGACGGACAAATCGATGAAAACGCCGATATGCTGTGCAGCGATAATTGTTCAACCAATCCTGCTCCGAGCTGCAGCGCACAAACCTACCCGCCGCAAAGCGATGCAAACGGCACTCGAAGCTGGGGAGAGCCCAATTCGGATAACTCGGGCGGAGGAATTATCCTTGATGAAGACGGCGCCCTAACGCTGAGCCAAAGCAGTCAAAAATACATGCACGTTTGGGTAGCCAACACCGGCGAAGGCACCGTTTCCAAACTCGATGCTGAAACCGGCAAGGAAGTCGCGCGCTATCCGAGCGTGATTGCTAACGGCATCACCACGAAGGTGGGCACCATGAACCATGGGGCTTTGGCATGGAACGTTGCTTGCGGCAGCTATAGCCAAGTAACCGGCAATTGCCCCTCACGAACGTCTCTTGACCAAGACGGCAACGCCTACGTCGCCAATCGCGCTTTTTTCGCGCAAGGTACTATCACAAAATACGCCGACTACCTAAACGACGCCGAAAAACTACAGAACTGCGATGACCGCAACGGAACCGATGGCATTCAAACCAGCCACGACAAAAACGGCGACGGTCGAATTGACGTCAACGATCCGGAAGAATTCATTGGACCCGCAGACGAATGCATTTTGTGGACCCGAAACGTAGGGGGAACCGGCGCTACCCCGCGAGCGCTTGCTGTAGGTAAAAACCGCGACGGGGCGGCAGGTTTCGTTTGGGTCGGCATGTTTGGAGCAGACCATCCTGACGCTCGGGCCATTTGGGCACTCGATCCGTACACCGGGCTGCCCGCTAAGCGCTCAGATGATAGTGAAATCAAATTTGGGCATGCGGCCATCAATGAAATTTCAACCTATGGCGCGGTAACCGACGTGCAAGGCCGAATCTGGTTTATGTCTCGTGGCGGAAACCTAGGACTTGCCTACATCGATACTGATACCAAAGCCTTTCATTACGTCGGAAATCTACCAAACAAGGACCTTGGCTATGGCATCACCGCTGATCGAGACGGCAACATTTATGTCGCGGTGACGGGCGGTGAGGACATTTTCTTGCGATACAACCCGAACACCCAAGAGTACACTGGTGTGAGCGCCAAGATCGGATCGGATCCAGACCTGTACTACGGATACGGGCGCGGTAGTACGGTGAACCGCGAACATATTTGGGTTGGCGTAAGCCACAACGGCCGCACCCCGGATAACGAAGGGCAAAATGCTGTAGCCGCTTCGCTGGCGCAACGCGTACTTCAATTCAAGCTAAGCGACTTGAGCCTGGTGGAACAACACAATAGCATCCAGTGCGAAGCACCCGTGGGCGTGGGTATTACCGCCAACAATCTAATTTGGGCGATTTGCCAAAAAGATGTTGTGCATCCAGACTATGGTAATATTTCAGTCGGCGATGCCGCATTTTTCGACGGAGTCAACTGGAAAACCCATCCTGTTGGACCAACACCCTACACTTACAGCGACTTTACCGGTTACAATCTTAACTTCATTGCAGAAGATGGTAGTTATCGTTTTATTGCCGAAGGTTGCGCTGGATCCGGACAAACTACGCGCTGGGAAGGCTTTGTGATTTCCGAGGGTTCCATTCCCGCCGCTACAACGGTCAAGCTCAAAGTGCGCAGTGCAAACACCGAAAATGCACTTTCCGATGCCACTTGGTCGGACTATTATGATGCCGAAGAAATCGGACAAGTTGTTAGCTTTGCCGAGCCCAAGCCCGAAGGCGCTTATCTTCAACTCGAACTCAGCATGAGCACCTCAGAACCCGATGTTCTTCCCAAAGTAAAAAATGTACAGTTGATTAAGACCTGTACCGAACAAGTTTTCTGA
- a CDS encoding 3-deoxy-7-phosphoheptulonate synthase, whose protein sequence is MIIVLEAKVKNRQRIVDEVLNLASHYEGVSAKPYEFSGTGHTFTEIHLIGSTAAVPTSPFESLPGVLRVVRVSTKYRLIGRHDADELQNVGFEYNGVRFGDDHLNIFAGLCAVDTKEHVEMTMAALKEQGIVTTRMGAYKPRTSPYDFQGLGKACLPYVFELAGKYGVRVVSMEVTDARHIDEIREALEQSGKATGVMLQIGTRNAQNFELLRTVGEQKEFPVLFKRGMGITLEESLNACEYIASEGNPNIVFCLRGVKSLMAAPHRNLVDFGHVPVVRRQTRLPVCVDPSHSVGKASVAPDGIMDIFHVTGQGIIAGATMVLVDFHPRKEVALCDGPQALDLEQLAQFNHYAKTIRNCYKSLVQDLTPAA, encoded by the coding sequence ATGATCATTGTCCTTGAAGCAAAAGTTAAAAATCGGCAGCGTATTGTAGATGAGGTCCTCAATTTGGCTTCTCACTATGAAGGTGTTAGCGCAAAGCCCTACGAGTTTTCTGGTACAGGTCATACCTTTACTGAGATTCACTTGATTGGCTCGACAGCGGCTGTGCCTACATCCCCTTTTGAGTCCCTGCCAGGAGTGTTGCGGGTCGTTCGCGTTTCTACCAAGTATCGACTTATTGGACGTCACGATGCGGACGAATTGCAAAACGTTGGCTTCGAATACAACGGGGTTAGGTTCGGGGATGATCATTTGAATATCTTCGCCGGATTATGTGCGGTGGATACCAAAGAGCACGTTGAGATGACGATGGCTGCGCTCAAAGAACAGGGCATTGTCACTACGCGCATGGGCGCTTACAAACCGCGAACCAGTCCTTATGATTTCCAAGGCCTGGGCAAGGCTTGTTTGCCTTATGTTTTTGAGCTCGCTGGCAAATACGGCGTTCGCGTTGTGAGCATGGAAGTTACCGATGCTCGCCACATCGATGAGATTCGCGAGGCGCTTGAGCAAAGCGGCAAGGCAACTGGAGTCATGCTGCAAATCGGAACACGTAATGCACAAAACTTTGAGCTCTTGCGTACGGTGGGTGAGCAAAAAGAATTTCCTGTGCTTTTCAAACGTGGCATGGGGATCACGCTCGAAGAATCACTTAATGCCTGCGAGTACATTGCGAGTGAAGGCAATCCCAACATTGTGTTTTGTTTGCGAGGCGTAAAGAGCTTGATGGCCGCTCCACATCGTAACCTAGTTGATTTTGGTCATGTTCCAGTTGTCCGCAGGCAAACGCGTTTGCCCGTGTGTGTCGATCCCTCACACAGCGTGGGCAAAGCTTCCGTTGCGCCCGATGGCATTATGGATATCTTTCACGTCACAGGGCAGGGCATCATCGCTGGCGCAACGATGGTCTTGGTTGATTTTCATCCACGTAAAGAAGTCGCCCTTTGCGACGGTCCCCAGGCCCTGGACCTAGAGCAACTCGCGCAATTCAACCACTACGCAAAAACCATCCGAAACTGCTACAAATCTCTAGTTCAAGACCTCACTCCCGCAGCTTAG